The Leishmania donovani BPK282A1 complete genome, chromosome 8 genome has a segment encoding these proteins:
- a CDS encoding cathepsin L-like protease, giving the protein MATSRAALCAVAVVCVVLAAACAPARAIYVGTPAAALFEEFKRTYRRAYGTLAEEQQRLANFERNLELMREHQARNPHARFGITKFFDLSEAEFAARYLNGAAYFAAAKQHAGQHYRKARADLSAVPDAVDWREKGAVTPVKNQGACGSCWAFSAVGNIESQWARAGHGLVSLSEQQLVSCDDKDNGCNGGLMLQAFEWLLRHMYGIVFTEKSYPYTSGNGDVAECLNSSKLVPGAQIDGYVMIPSNETVMAAWLAENGPIAIAVDASSFMSYQSGVLTSCAGDALNHGVLLVGYNKTGGVPYWVIKNSWGEDWGEKGYVRVAMGRNACLLSEYPVSAHVPRSLT; this is encoded by the coding sequence atgGCGACGTCGAGGGCCGCTCTCTGCGCTGTTGCGGTCGTGTGCGTGGTGCTTGCGGCTGCctgcgcgcctgcgcgcgcgatATACGTGGGcacgccggctgctgcgctgttCGAGGAGTTCAAGCGGACGTACCGGCGCGCGTACGGGACGCTggccgaggagcagcagcggctggcgaACTTCGAGCGCAACCTGGAGCTGATGCGCGAGCATCAGGCGAGGAACCCACACGCGAGGTTCGGGATCACGAAGTTCTTCGACCTGTCGGAGGCGGAGTTCGCCGCGCGCTACCTGAACGGCGCCGCGTACTTcgcagcggcgaagcagcacgCCGGCCAGCACTACCGCAAGGCGCGCGCGGACCTGTCGGCGGTGCCTGATGCGGTGGACTGGCGCGAGAAGGGCGCCGTGACGCCGGTGAAGAATCAAGGCGCGTGCGGGTCGTGCTGGGCGTTCTCGGCGGTCGGCAACATCGAGTCGCAGTGGGCCCGTGCCGGCCACGGCTTGGTGAGCCTgtcggagcagcagctggtgaGCTGCGATGACAAAGACAACGGCTGCAACGGCGGGCTGATGCTGCAGGCGTTCgagtggctgctgcgacacATGTACGGGATCGTGTTCACGGAGAAGAGCTACCCCTACACGTCCGGCAACGGTGATGTGGCCGAGTGCTTGAACAGCAGTAAACTCGTTCCCGGCGCGCAAATCGACGGCTACGTGATGATCCCGAGCAACGAAACGGTTATGGCTGCGTGGCTTGCGGAGAATGGCCCCATCGCGATTGCGGTTGACGCCAGCTCCTTCATGTCTTACCAGAGCGGCGTGCTGACCAGCTGCGCTGGCGATGCACTGAACcacggcgtgctgctcgtcGGGTACAACAAGACCGGTGGGGTTCCGTACTGGGTGATCAAGAACTCGTGGGGTGAGGACTGGGGCGAGAAGGGCTACGTGCGCGTGGCCATGGGGAGGAACGCGTGCCTGCTCAGTGAATACCCCGTGTCCGCGCATGTGCCGCGGAGTCTCACC
- a CDS encoding cathepsin L-like protease, with the protein MMHRCCVRLSAPALPVMTPPPSLALSPSPPALRRDRLLPTPSTDSHHHHHHHHH; encoded by the coding sequence ATGATGCACCGCTGTTGTGTGAGGTTGTCCGCGCCTGCGTTGCCTGTGAtgacgccccctccctctcttgcacTGTCCCCGTCCCCACCTGCCCTGCGCCGTGATCGACTTCTTCCGACGCCCTCTACAGActctcaccaccaccatcaccaccaccaccat